The genomic stretch ATCACTAACAAGATCTAAATAATCATCTTGAATTTGAAAAGCTAAACCAATAAGTTTACCATAATCATACATATCTGAAACAATTTTTTCATTAGCACCACCCATGATAGCTCCAGATTCAGTAGCAGCAGCAATTAGTGCAGCAGTTTTTTTAAATATCATTTCCATATATTCTTCTTCACTTACATCAAAATTCCCTTCAAAGCCCATATCTTGAGCTTGGCCTTCACATATTTTAACACAAGCATCAGCAACAGTGGACAAAGTTCTATTTACACGATTTAAGCATTCTTCTGGATTTGAAGAATCAATCTCATTTTTTGAGTTAATAACTAGTTCATAAGCCTTTGAAAATAAAGTATCTCCAGCCAATATAGCTACTGGTTCACCCCAAACTTTATGAACTGAAGGTTTTCCACGTCTCATATCATCTTTATCCATAATATCATCATGAATAAGTGAAAACGTATGAATTAATTCTATAGCAGCAGCAGCTTTTATACAGCTTGAAAAAGTCCCACCAACAGCTTCACAAATTAAAACTGTTAGAGCAGGTCTTAACATTTTACCCCCAGCTTCTGTAAGATAAATTGAAGCTTCACGAAGATCTTCTGGCCCTATATTTGAAAGAGTATTTCCTATTTCTTTATGAATATCTTTAGAATATTGTCCTAATACTTTACCTACATCTTCATTAATATTTGACATGACTATCCCTCCTAATTATTAAACTATAATTTAGTTTTTAGATATAAATAATCTAAAATCCTTCATTAAACACTTGAGCTTGACCATTTCTTAAAATATGTACATTGTTACCTATTCTATATCCTTCTTCTTCTGCTAATTCACCATATGCAGCTAACATTTCTAATTCCCCATGAGCAGGAATTATATGTTTTGGTTTAAGCATTCTAATAAAGTCCCTATGATCCTCTCTTCCAGCATGTCCAGATACATGAGCATTAGAATATATTCTAGCACCACTTGAAATCAATCTTCTTTCCATCATATGTCGATTAGCTTTATTTGTAGGATTTGGAATAATTGGAGCAGATATTATAACATTATCTCCAGGCCTTACAGTGAAAGGAGTTCTACCACTTGCTATTCTTGGAAGTAAAGCATCAGGCTCACCTTGATGTCCAGTAGTAACAAGTAAATATTCTTCCCTATTATCTTCAGCTTTATTAAGTGCTTTTGTAACTGCCTTTGGACTTCCATAAACACTAGCATTATCAGGTAAATCTAATATTCCAAAATTTTCAGCAATACCACAGTATCTTTCCATAGACCTACCTAAAAAGAAAATATGCCTATCACTAGTTTTAGCAATATCAGCTATCGCTTGAACTCTCTCAACATGAGATGAAAAAGTAGTTACAATCATTCCAGCTTTTTCTTTTAGAGGTTGCTTCATCAAATCCTCTAAAATAATCTTAGCTACTCTTTCAGAATAAGTTTTAACCTCATG from Methanobrevibacter arboriphilus JCM 13429 = DSM 1125 encodes the following:
- the idsA gene encoding short chain isoprenyl diphosphate synthase IdsA, with product MSNINEDVGKVLGQYSKDIHKEIGNTLSNIGPEDLREASIYLTEAGGKMLRPALTVLICEAVGGTFSSCIKAAAAIELIHTFSLIHDDIMDKDDMRRGKPSVHKVWGEPVAILAGDTLFSKAYELVINSKNEIDSSNPEECLNRVNRTLSTVADACVKICEGQAQDMGFEGNFDVSEEEYMEMIFKKTAALIAAATESGAIMGGANEKIVSDMYDYGKLIGLAFQIQDDYLDLVSDEDSLGKPVGSDIAEGKMTIIVVNALNRANPEDKKRILEILRMGNESGNCDQVYVDEAISLFEKYGSIQYAQNIALANVKKAKQLLEILPESEAKHTLSLVADFVLYRQN
- a CDS encoding RNase J family beta-CASP ribonuclease gives rise to the protein MTVEVIAIGGYEEVGKNMTAVKVGEEVIIFDMGIHLDRISIHEDTDIDRMHSLDLIERGVIPDDTLMKDVDGKVKAIVFSHGHLDHIGAVAKLAHRYDAPIIATPYTIALIERTIKGERKFSVSNPLRNLNPGGKLQLSKDITLEFVQSTHSIPQAVLPALHTREGVVLYANDFKFDNHQKISPPPDYNRLRELGKKGVLSLIVETTRANEFHEVKTYSERVAKIILEDLMKQPLKEKAGMIVTTFSSHVERVQAIADIAKTSDRHIFFLGRSMERYCGIAENFGILDLPDNASVYGSPKAVTKALNKAEDNREEYLLVTTGHQGEPDALLPRIASGRTPFTVRPGDNVIISAPIIPNPTNKANRHMMERRLISSGARIYSNAHVSGHAGREDHRDFIRMLKPKHIIPAHGELEMLAAYGELAEEEGYRIGNNVHILRNGQAQVFNEGF